The sequence below is a genomic window from Bacteroidales bacterium MB20-C3-3.
GGAAATTTTGAAAAATAGAATTTCCTTAAAAAGTCGATTTGTTGTTTTTGAGATATTTTTGAATTTCCTTCAAGCCAAAAATTGTCAATCGTTAAACTGTCAAAAATCATATTTTTATACTCAAATTTTTCTAAATATTCTTTCATTTTAATTGTTCCGATTTTCCTTGCAATTTCCTGATAGCAAGGAACACAGGAAATTCTAAAAGCATCTTTAAATGATAAATCTTTTTCCCAAATATCCATTTTTCTCTGCTCGCCATTCCATTTTAAAATAGTTGTATCATTTTCAATAATGCCTAATTCAACAGCAATTATAGAATTTGGAATTTTGAATGTTGATGCAGGTAATTTTCCGTTTTTAGCCCAATCAAAGTCATTTGAGTAAAAAGTATTCTTGTCGTTATCATAAATTAGAATTGAACCATTTACTTGAAAACTATCTAAAATTTTGTCAAAATCAGAAATTTCTGTTTCAATTATGTTTTTATTCGTTGTTGTGTTACAGCAAACAAATAAAAATATCATTGAAATAAAAACTACAAATAAAATATTTTTCATTTATTGTCTAATTATCGTTTGTTTTTGTTGCCACTAACGGGAAACGCATTGGCGAAGTGGCGGATAAATTGGACAAAAAGTTCAATTTAGCAGTGACGTAGCCGATGTGTTTCCACAGAAGCTAAATTATTAAAAAAAGCTGAATGTGGAACACATTCGGCGGAATAAAATGCACAAAAGTTGAGTTTGGCACTTAACCCGCCATTTTGCCAATGCGATGTTATATGCCGTATTTTTTGATAAGATAATTTAAGTCAGCTTCGTTTAAAATTCTAATGTTTGCTTTTTTTGATTGGTTTAAGTCGTTTATTTTTTGGATTTTTGACCAACCACAATCTTCACCTGCAAAAACAAAATCTACTTTACCTGTTATTCCTGATTTTATTTGTCCACCAATTTTCATTAGAAAAGTTTTTATTTCTTCTCTTTCTATTGAAAAGTTGCCCGTAATAACTATTCCTTTTCCTATTAAATCAATGTTTTCAAGTTCGTTTTGAGTTATTTGATAATTTGATAAATGCTCTTCATTTTCTTCTAAAACATCTTCACTTGGTTGATTGAAATAATTATTATTTGTTTTAGGCTGGTCATCAATTTTTCTTATTAGTTCTTGATAACTTGGATACTTGTCAGTCAATTCGCCAAATATTAAAGCACAAAGTTTTGCATCGAATTCTGGGTCGTGATGATTTGTTACTTCTAAGTCCAAACTCTCTGCTAAATCTTTTATTTTTTTAGGCATCCCAAGTTTATCTGCAAATAACATTGTGTCAATATAACTTATGACATATGGTTTTAAATTATAATGTTCATATAGATTTTTCTGATTATCCGTTTATGCACCTGTTATATTCGCAATTACTAGTCTGTCAAAGAGTTTGTCTCCAAAATACCGTCTGTTTAATTTGTAAATAAACTCGTTGAGATACAACTGTAAGTATTTCCTTTTGATTTTATGGTAGTTGCCCAGCAATGTCCGTTTTGCATTACTGATTGCGATATGCACCCATTTGAGTGTTTCCTTGGTGGTTTTGGCGTCTGATTTCTCGGTGACGTGCAATTCCACCAGATCGGAGATGTCAACGTAAGAAGTGCTTTTGTCCGAAAATACGATGGCATCATCCTCCATGCAGTCCCTGACCACGCCGTTGATTCCTTCACTTTGATGGCTATCCAGTACCCTGGCCTTGAAATAACGCACATGCTTCTCCTTTTTGCCCGTTTCGATATCTTCCAACGGGGTGCTTTCGGCCATCACCGCAACGTTCTGCTTTCCCTCGGCTCCCCGGCCACGTGTACCCTTGCCTCGCTCGATTTCCTTACTGGCCACCGAAAAGTAACCCTCATCCAGTTCTATCATCCCTTCCAGTGTATACCTTGCATCCCGGTTGCCCATCGCCCTGCGGAGTTTGTGTACCATCGCCCATACCGGTTCGTAACGCTTCAATCCTAATTGCTTCTGGAGTTCGTTGGTGGAGAATCCCTTTTTTGTGCAACTCATCAGGAACATCGTTTTGTACCACACCAGAAACGGCAGCTTGGAGCTCTCCATGTTCGTACCGCTGCGCAACGAGGTGCGGAAACGGCAACCTTTGCATTCATAACTCCATTTACCCTGTAACCAATAATGGGAAGTGCCCCCGCATCGCTTGCAGACAACCCCTTCCTTATC
It includes:
- a CDS encoding BRCT domain-containing protein, whose product is MLFADKLGMPKKIKDLAESLDLEVTNHHDPEFDAKLCALIFGELTDKYPSYQELIRKIDDQPKTNNNYFNQPSEDVLEENEEHLSNYQITQNELENIDLIGKGIVITGNFSIEREEIKTFLMKIGGQIKSGITGKVDFVFAGEDCGWSKIQKINDLNQSKKANIRILNEADLNYLIKKYGI
- a CDS encoding class D beta-lactamase OXA-347, with product MKNILFVVFISMIFLFVCCNTTTNKNIIETEISDFDKILDSFQVNGSILIYDNDKNTFYSNDFDWAKNGKLPASTFKIPNSIIAVELGIIENDTTILKWNGEQRKMDIWEKDLSFKDAFRISCVPCYQEIARKIGTIKMKEYLEKFEYKNMIFDSLTIDNFWLEGNSKISQKQQIDFLRKFYFSKFPISDRTIKIVKNIMEIERTENYILSGKTGLSSIEEKYNGWFVGYVETKSNVYFFATNVIPTDGLNVDDFISSRINVTKNALKQMNIMK
- a CDS encoding IS1595-like element ISBbi1 family transposase — encoded protein: MNIFSFTAHFGSEEDCRLHFKEQRDKEGVVCKRCGGTSHYWLQGKWSYECKGCRFRTSLRSGTNMESSKLPFLVWYKTMFLMSCTKKGFSTNELQKQLGLKRYEPVWAMVHKLRRAMGNRDARYTLEGMIELDEGYFSVASKEIERGKGTRGRGAEGKQNVAVMAESTPLEDIETGKKEKHVRYFKARVLDSHQSEGINGVVRDCMEDDAIVFSDKSTSYVDISDLVELHVTEKSDAKTTKETLKWVHIAISNAKRTLLGNYHKIKRKYLQLYLNEFIYKLNRRYFGDKLFDRLVIANITGA